A region from the Ammospiza nelsoni isolate bAmmNel1 chromosome 1, bAmmNel1.pri, whole genome shotgun sequence genome encodes:
- the PAXIP1 gene encoding PAX-interacting protein 1 — MLADDEEELKVPEEMFKDVKFFVVGDIDPKVIQLLKAGKAKEVSYNALASHIISEDGDNPEVGESREVFDLPVVKPSWVILSVRCGALLPVNGFSPESCQIFFGVTACLSQVSSEDRSTLWALITFYGGNCQLSLNKKCTHLIVPEPKGEKYECAYKRDSIKIVTPDWVLDSIADKSKKEETPYHPRLIIYEEEEEEEEEEEEEEAENEEQDSQNEASTDEKLSSPASSREGSPLGDQAFSPKSTPADKAKGELMFDDSSDSSPEKQERNLNWTPAEVPQASAAKRRLPQGKDSGLINLCANVPPVPGNILPPDMRGNLMASVQGAQSSDRQEMMATWSPAVRTLRNITNSADIQQINRPSNVAHILQSLSAPTKSLEQQVNHSQQGHPNVVLFSQVKLTPETHLLQQSHQAQQQQHHPLLHLQPQQLMQLQQQQQQQPQISQQPFQQQQPHQFPQQQQQQQQVHQQLQFSQQQLQFPQQPLHAQQQLHRPPQQLQFQQQHVLQQQLQQLQQQQQQLQQLQQQNLQQQQLQQQQLQHQQQQLQQQHLQRLHQQHQQQQMQNQAAQHLTQTPQALQLPVAAQQPQHHQQQQQQLQQQPLFGHDPAVEIPEEYFLLGCVFAIADYPEQMPDKQLLATWKRIIQAHGGTVDPTLTSRCTHLLCESQVSNMYAQALRERKRCITAHWLNAIFKKKKMVPPHRALHFPVAFPPGGKPCSQHIISVTGFVDSDRDDLKLMAYLAGAKYTGYLCRSNTVLICKEASGLKYEKAKEWRIPCVNAQWLCDILLGNFEALRQIQHSRYTVFNLQDPLSPSQHLVLNLLDAWRVPLKVSPELLMGVRLPLKPKQNEASLQPSSKRARIEDLPPPTKKLTPELTPMVLFTGFEPMQVQQYIKKLYILGGEVADSAQKCTHLIASKVTRTVKFLTAISVVKHIVTPEWLEECFKCQKFVDEQNFVLRDAEAEVLFCFSLEESLKRAQVAPLFKGKYFYITPGICPSLSTMKAIVECAGGKVLSKQPSFRKLMEHKQNKSLPEIILISCENDLHLCREYFARGIDVHNAEFVLTGVLTQTLDYESYKFT, encoded by the exons ATGTTGGCGGACGACGAGGAGGAGCTGAAAGTCCCGGAGGAGATGTTCAAAGACGTCAAGTTCTTCGTGGTGGGAGACATCGACCCCAAG GTTATCCAACTTCTGAAAGCTGGGAAAGCAAAGGAAGTTTCTTACAATGCACTGGCCTCACATATTATTTCAGAAGATGGGGACAATCCAGAAGTTGGAGAATCTCGAGAAGTTTTTGATCTCCCTGTGGTAAAG ccTTCCTGGGTGATCTTGTCTGTTCGCTGTGGAGCTCTCCTGCC TGTAAATGGCTTTTCTCCAGAATCATGTCAGATCTTTTTTGGAGTCACTGCTTGTCTCTCTCAG GTTTCATCTGAAGACCGAAGTACGCTGTGGGCTTTGATTACTTTTTATGGAGGGAATTGCCAGCTGAGCCTCAATAAGAAATGTACTCACTTGATTGTGCCTGAGCCAAAGGGG gaaAAATATGAATGTGCTTATAAACGGGACAGCATTAAAATTGTGACCCCAGACTGGGTACTGGATTCTATAGCTGATAAGAGTAAAAAAGAAGAGACTCCTTATCATCCTCGTTTAATTATATacgaggaggaagaggaggaggaggaggaggaagaggaggaagaagcagaaaatgaagaacAAGATTCACAAAATGAGGCTAGTACTGATGAAAAGTTATCAAGCCCAGCATCTTCTCGAGAAGGATCACCTTTGGGTGATCAAGCTTTTTCACCAAAATCTACTCCTGCTGATAAGGCAAAAGGGGAACTGATGTTCGATGATTCTTCCGATTCCTCTCCAGAGAAGCAAGAAAGGAATTTGAACTGGACCCCAGCTGAAGTCCCACAGGCATCTGCAGCAAAGCGTAGGTTGCCTCAAGGGAAGGACTCCGGGTTGATTAATTTGTGTGCCAATGTCCCACCAGTGCCAGGTAACATTTTGCCTCCTGATATGAGAGGCAACCTCATGGCTTCAGTGCAAGGTGCCCAAAGTTCTGACCGCCAGGAAATGATGGCCACGTGGAGTCCAGCCGTGCGGACGTTAAGGAATATTACTAATAGTGCTGATATTCAGCAGATTAATAGACCATCAAATGTAGCACAT ATATTACAATCACTTTCAGCACCTACAAAAAGTTTAGAACAACAAGTAAATCATAGCCAACAGGGACATCCAAATGTGGTGCTGTTTAGTCAAGTGAAACTAACACCAGAGACACATTTATTGCAGCAGTCACATCAAgcacagcagcaacagcacCATCCTCTTTTACACCTTCAACCTCAGCAACTtatgcagctccagcagcagcagcagcaacagcccCAGATCTCCCAGCAGCCTttccaacagcagcagcctcaccagtttccccagcagcagcagcagcagcagcaagtccatcagcagctccagttctcccagcagcagctccagttcCCGCAGCAGCCGCTCCACgcgcagcagcagctgcaccgCCCTCCGCAGCAGCTCCagttccagcagcagcatgtgctgcaacagcagctgcaacagctgcagcagcaacagcaacagctgcaacagctgcagcagcagaacctgcaacagcagcagctgcaacaGCAACAGCTgcaacatcagcagcagcagctgcagcagcagcacttacAGCGactgcaccagcagcaccagcagcagcaaatgcagAATCAGGCAGCGCAGCACTTAACTCAGACACCTCAAGCACTACAGCTTCCAgttgcagcccagcagccacaacaccaccagcagcaacagcagcaactgcagcagcagccgcttTTTGGGCACGATCCAGCAGTGGAGA TTCCAGAAGAGTATTTCCTACTGGGCTGTGTCTTTGCAATTGCTGATTACCCAGAGCAGATGCCTGACAAGCAGCTGCTAGCGACCTGGAAACGG ATCATCCAAGCACACGGGGGGACAGTGGACCCAACCCTCACGAGCAGATGTACTCACCTTCTGTGTGAAAGCCAAGTCAGTAACATGTATGCTCAG GCTttaagagaaaggaagagatgtATTACAGCACACTGGCTGAATGCAATCtttaagaagaagaagatggtCCCGCCTCATCGAGCCCTTCATTTTCCAGTGGCATTTCCACCAGGAGGAAAGCCATGTTCTCAACAT ATAATCTCAGTGACAGGATTTGTTGACAGTGACAGAGATGACCTCAAGCTCATGGCCTACCTGGCAGGTGCCAAATACACGGGCTACCTGTGTCGCAGCAATACAGTTCTCATCTGCAAAGA GGCCAGCGGGCTGAAGTACGAGAAGGCCAAGGAGTGGCGGATCCCGTGCGTGAACGCAcagtggctctgtgacatcCTGCTGGGCAACTTCGAGGCGCTGCGGCAGATCCAGCACAGCCGCTACACCGTCTTCAACCTCCAGGACCCCCTCTCCCCCAGCCAGCACCTGGTGCTCAACCTGCTGG ATGCTTGGAGAGTCCCATTAAAGGTGTCACCAGAACTTCTAATG GGAGTGAGGTTGCCTTTGAAACCAAAGCAGAATGAAGCCAGTCTTCAGCCGTCTTCCAAAAGAGCGAG GATTGAAGACCTGCCTCCACCTACTAAGAAACTCACCCCTGAGCTGACACCAATGGTGCTCTTCACAGGATTTGAACCTATGCAAGTGCAACAGTACATTAAG AAGCTGTATATCCTTGGGGGTGAAGTAGCAGACTCTGCCCAGAAGTGCACCCATCTCATTGCCAGTAAAGTGACCCGAACTGTCAAATTCCTGACAGCAATTTCTGTAGTCAAGCACATAGTAACTCCTGAGTGGTTAGAAGAGTGTTTCAAATGCCAGAAATTTGTTG ATGAGCAGAACTTTGTGCTCAGAGATGCTGAAGCTGAGGTGCTTTTCTGCTTCAGTTTAGAGGAGTCTCTAAAGAGAGCACAAGTAGCTCCACTGTTCAAG ggaaaatatttttacattacaCCTGGAATTTGTCCCAGTCTTTCCACCATGAAAGCCATTGTGGAGTGTGCAGGAGGAAAAGTATTGTCCAAACAACCTTCCTTTAGAAAACTCATGGAGCATAAGCAGAACAAA agtTTGCCAGAGATAATCTTGATTTCCTGTGAAAATGACCTTCATTTATGTCGAGAATATTTTGCACGAGGCATAG ATGTCCACAATGCTGAGTTTGTCCTGACTGGAGTGCTTACTCAAACACTGGATTATGAATCATAT AAATTTACTTGA